One region of Streptomyces capillispiralis genomic DNA includes:
- a CDS encoding damage-control phosphatase ARMT1 family protein, with the protein MPDTPTAPVILADEPGTFPHSVLAERHPAIIRQVRDTLPYGPGQRRALDALLAECTGGVIDPLPADAHDHERWRTWGMDAYAGRSWYDVPWLWSESWFYRRLLHAVDYFAPGPWQGIDPFRPSKRAELDSPATDEELAALDDLAGRPEEEQARALLHGSLWGNRADLGFRLSAEGAEEAAAVPALVADDSERLWPLLGAPGTGTLCLVADNAGRELVPDLLLVAHLLAHGRIGRAVLHVKPHPYYVSDATTADVVDAVRRLTAAEGAAGEYGRGLWAALRDGRLALRAHPFSCSPLPYAEMPDDLRADFAAAAVTVVKGDLNYRRLVGDRYWPPTTPFAGVTGYFPGPVAALRTLKSDVITGLAPATEAALVAAEGQRWRTGGTHALIQVRT; encoded by the coding sequence ATGCCCGACACCCCCACCGCGCCCGTGATCCTCGCCGACGAGCCCGGCACGTTCCCCCACAGCGTGCTCGCCGAGCGGCACCCCGCGATCATCCGGCAGGTGCGCGACACCCTCCCGTACGGGCCCGGGCAGCGGCGCGCGCTCGACGCGCTGCTGGCCGAATGCACCGGGGGCGTGATCGACCCCCTCCCCGCCGACGCGCACGACCACGAGCGCTGGCGGACCTGGGGGATGGACGCGTACGCCGGGCGCTCCTGGTACGACGTGCCCTGGCTGTGGTCCGAGAGCTGGTTCTACCGCCGGCTGCTGCACGCGGTGGACTACTTCGCCCCCGGACCCTGGCAGGGCATCGACCCGTTCCGTCCGTCCAAACGCGCCGAACTCGACTCGCCCGCCACCGACGAGGAACTGGCCGCGCTCGACGACCTCGCCGGCCGCCCGGAGGAGGAGCAGGCCCGCGCCCTGCTGCACGGCTCCCTGTGGGGCAACCGCGCCGACCTCGGCTTCCGGCTCTCCGCGGAGGGGGCGGAGGAGGCCGCCGCCGTCCCCGCCCTGGTGGCCGACGACAGCGAACGGCTGTGGCCGCTGCTCGGCGCCCCGGGCACGGGCACGCTGTGCCTGGTCGCCGACAACGCGGGCCGCGAACTCGTCCCGGACCTGCTGCTCGTCGCCCATCTGCTGGCGCACGGCCGCATCGGCCGGGCCGTGCTGCACGTCAAGCCCCACCCGTACTACGTCTCCGACGCCACCACCGCCGACGTCGTCGACGCGGTGCGCCGGCTCACCGCCGCCGAGGGGGCGGCGGGGGAGTACGGGCGCGGTCTGTGGGCCGCCCTCCGCGACGGCCGGCTCGCCCTGCGCGCGCACCCCTTCTCGTGCTCACCCCTGCCGTACGCCGAGATGCCGGACGACCTGCGCGCCGACTTCGCCGCCGCCGCGGTCACCGTCGTCAAGGGCGACCTCAACTACCGCCGCCTGGTGGGCGACCGGTACTGGCCCCCGACCACCCCGTTCGCCGGCGTCACCGGTTACTTCCCTGGGCCGGTCGCCGCCCTGCGCACCCTGAAGTCCGACGTGATCACCGGACTCGCCCCCGCCACCGAGGCGGCGCTCGTCGCGGCGGAGGGACAGCGCTGGCGCACCGGCGGCACCCACGCGCTGATCCAGGTACGGACCTGA
- a CDS encoding ScbR family autoregulator-binding transcription factor encodes MARQVRAEQTRATIITAAADLFDRQGYESTSLSDIVEHAHVTKGALYFHFAAKEDLAHAVLELQSATCRRLARDTEIRGHTSLEALMRLTFGIARMSAADPVLRAGLRLATGGTRPRPPLSHPFTEWMDIVTARLLGAVKESDVHPDVDIDVVAHSLVCFFVGTRVVGRSREGVARQPRRTAEMWQILIRGLVPVTRRARYLSLAARLEREIAPV; translated from the coding sequence ATGGCGAGGCAGGTACGCGCCGAGCAGACCCGCGCGACGATCATCACGGCGGCCGCCGACCTGTTCGACCGGCAGGGCTACGAATCGACCAGTCTCAGCGACATCGTCGAGCACGCCCATGTCACCAAGGGGGCCCTCTACTTCCACTTCGCCGCGAAGGAGGACCTGGCCCACGCCGTCCTGGAACTGCAGTCGGCCACCTGCCGCCGGCTGGCCCGGGACACCGAGATCCGCGGCCACACCTCCCTGGAGGCGCTGATGCGCCTCACCTTCGGCATAGCCAGGATGTCGGCCGCGGACCCGGTCCTGCGGGCCGGGCTGCGGCTCGCCACCGGCGGCACCCGCCCGCGCCCGCCGCTCAGCCACCCCTTCACCGAGTGGATGGACATCGTCACGGCCCGGCTCCTCGGCGCCGTCAAGGAGTCCGACGTCCATCCGGACGTCGACATCGACGTCGTGGCCCACTCCCTCGTCTGCTTCTTCGTCGGCACCCGCGTCGTCGGCCGCTCCCGCGAGGGCGTGGCCCGCCAGCCCCGCCGTACGGCCGAGATGTGGCAGATCCTCATCCGGGGCCTGGTCCCCGTCACCCGCCGCGCCCGCTACCTCAGCCTGGCCGCCCGGCTGGAGCGGGAGATCGCGCCGGTGTGA
- a CDS encoding S8 family peptidase: protein MRSSSSSPRGSSPRRKLISVAALSVALLTAGSAQAAVAQDAPADAPAAVPAAATEAAPGTPAERLIVGYRSGAAEATSDKAAAADASAKGARAGEDVGFQRRLGTGAALVGLGDRPTGTEVADVVAEYRADPQVAYVVPDRLNKPLATPNDTEYTKQWDLFETTAGMRVPGAWDLATGSGVTVAVIDTGYVAHSDLAANVVGGYDFISDTAVAVDGNGRDSNPADPGDWYAAGECGQSTGSNSSWHGTHVAGTIAAATHNGKGVAGIAYNAKISPVRVLGKCGGYDSDIIDAITWASGGTVSGVPANANVAKVINMSLGGGGACSTATQSAINGAVNRGTTVVVAAGNENQNAANSSPANCGNVITVAATNRAGSRASYSNYGTIVDIAAPGGETRTTTANGILSTLNSGTRTPSTENYAYYQGTSMATPHIAGLAALMKSANAALTPAQIESAIKTNARPLPGTCTGGCGAGLADAAKTVQAVKGGTSTGSTYTSTTAVSIPDNGSAVESPIGVSGRTGSAPSALQVGVDITHTYRGDLVVDLVAPDGSVYRLKSASSSDSADNVVATYTVNASTETANGTWKLRVQDTAAQDTGLINGWQLTF from the coding sequence TTGCGCTCCTCTTCGAGCTCCCCCCGCGGCTCCTCCCCCAGACGGAAGCTGATATCCGTCGCCGCGCTGTCCGTCGCCCTGCTGACCGCCGGGTCCGCCCAGGCCGCCGTCGCCCAGGACGCCCCCGCGGACGCGCCGGCCGCCGTCCCCGCCGCCGCCACCGAGGCCGCGCCCGGCACCCCGGCCGAGCGGCTCATCGTCGGCTACCGGTCCGGCGCCGCCGAGGCCACGTCCGACAAGGCCGCCGCCGCGGACGCCTCCGCCAAGGGCGCGCGGGCCGGCGAGGACGTCGGCTTCCAGCGCCGCCTCGGCACCGGTGCCGCCCTCGTCGGCCTGGGCGACCGGCCGACCGGGACCGAGGTCGCCGACGTCGTCGCCGAGTACCGCGCCGACCCGCAGGTCGCCTACGTCGTGCCGGACCGCCTCAACAAGCCGCTGGCCACCCCCAACGACACCGAGTACACCAAGCAGTGGGACCTGTTCGAGACCACCGCCGGCATGCGTGTGCCGGGCGCCTGGGACCTCGCCACCGGCAGCGGCGTCACGGTCGCCGTCATCGACACCGGTTACGTCGCCCACTCCGACCTCGCCGCGAACGTCGTCGGCGGCTACGACTTCATCTCCGACACCGCCGTCGCCGTCGACGGCAACGGCCGCGACAGCAACCCGGCCGACCCCGGCGACTGGTACGCCGCCGGCGAGTGCGGCCAGTCCACCGGCAGCAACTCCTCCTGGCACGGCACCCACGTGGCGGGCACCATCGCCGCGGCCACCCACAACGGCAAGGGCGTCGCCGGCATCGCGTACAACGCGAAGATCTCCCCGGTGCGCGTGCTCGGCAAGTGCGGCGGCTACGACTCCGACATCATCGACGCCATCACCTGGGCGTCCGGCGGCACCGTCTCCGGTGTGCCCGCCAACGCCAACGTCGCCAAGGTCATCAACATGAGCCTCGGCGGGGGCGGCGCCTGCTCCACCGCCACCCAGAGCGCCATCAACGGCGCCGTGAACCGCGGCACCACGGTCGTCGTCGCGGCCGGCAACGAGAACCAGAACGCCGCCAACTCCTCCCCGGCGAACTGCGGCAACGTCATCACCGTCGCCGCCACCAACCGCGCCGGCAGCCGTGCCTCCTACTCCAACTACGGCACCATCGTGGACATCGCCGCCCCCGGCGGCGAGACCCGGACCACCACCGCCAACGGCATCCTGTCCACGCTGAACTCCGGCACCCGCACCCCGTCGACCGAGAACTACGCCTACTACCAGGGCACCAGCATGGCCACCCCGCACATCGCGGGCCTCGCCGCGCTGATGAAGTCGGCCAACGCCGCGCTCACCCCGGCCCAGATCGAGTCGGCGATCAAGACCAACGCCCGCCCCCTGCCCGGCACCTGCACCGGCGGCTGCGGCGCGGGCCTCGCGGACGCCGCGAAGACCGTCCAGGCCGTCAAGGGCGGTACGTCGACCGGCTCCACGTACACCAGCACCACCGCCGTCTCCATTCCGGACAACGGCTCGGCGGTCGAGTCGCCGATCGGCGTCAGCGGCCGCACCGGCTCCGCGCCCTCGGCCCTCCAGGTGGGCGTGGACATCACCCACACCTACCGCGGTGACCTGGTCGTCGACCTGGTGGCGCCGGACGGTTCGGTGTACCGCCTGAAGTCCGCCAGTTCGTCGGACTCCGCGGACAACGTCGTCGCCACCTACACGGTGAACGCCTCCACCGAGACCGCCAACGGCACCTGGAAGCTGCGCGTGCAGGACACGGCGGCCCAGGACACGGGCCTGATCAACGGCTGGCAGCTGACCTTCTGA
- a CDS encoding substrate-binding domain-containing protein, which translates to MNTRPPSPRQPRRTVPPTALAAAAVLLVTGCSALGTDDDSSGRDTAGADGSRGMRVVMVTHGSEGDAFWDRVKRGAEAAAAKDGIDLTYVSDPEQSGQAELVRNAIRDGVDGIALTLAKPQAMKGPVAEARKAGIPVVGLNSGIDAWKPAGLLGYFGQDETVAGRAVGEKLNDLKARHTLCVVHERGNVAVEARCAGVKKTFGGTTENLYVDGTDMRAVSGIITARLRQDSTIDEVVTNGAAYALSAVDAVKEADSKARVATFDLNKDLVDAVRAGDVQFAVDQQPYLQGYLAVDALWLYRSNGNVSGGGVAPVLTGPAFVTKTNATAVSGFAANGTR; encoded by the coding sequence ATGAACACTCGACCCCCGTCCCCCCGCCAACCGAGACGTACCGTCCCTCCGACGGCCCTGGCAGCCGCCGCCGTCCTGCTGGTGACCGGCTGCTCCGCGCTCGGCACGGACGACGACTCCTCGGGCCGGGACACTGCGGGCGCGGACGGCTCCCGGGGAATGAGGGTCGTGATGGTCACGCACGGCAGCGAGGGCGACGCCTTCTGGGACCGGGTGAAGCGCGGCGCCGAGGCGGCGGCCGCGAAGGACGGCATCGACCTGACGTACGTGAGCGACCCGGAGCAGTCGGGGCAGGCGGAGCTGGTCCGCAACGCGATCCGCGACGGCGTCGACGGCATCGCGCTGACCCTCGCCAAGCCGCAGGCCATGAAGGGCCCGGTCGCCGAGGCGCGCAAGGCGGGCATCCCCGTGGTCGGGCTCAACTCCGGCATCGACGCCTGGAAGCCGGCCGGACTGCTCGGGTACTTCGGGCAGGACGAGACCGTCGCGGGACGGGCCGTCGGGGAGAAGCTCAACGACCTCAAGGCCCGGCACACCCTGTGCGTCGTCCACGAGCGTGGCAACGTTGCCGTGGAGGCCCGCTGCGCCGGCGTGAAGAAGACCTTCGGCGGGACGACCGAGAACCTCTACGTGGACGGCACCGACATGCGTGCCGTCTCCGGCATCATCACGGCCCGGCTGCGGCAGGACTCCACCATCGACGAGGTCGTCACCAACGGGGCGGCCTACGCCCTGTCCGCGGTCGACGCCGTGAAGGAGGCGGACAGCAAGGCCCGGGTCGCCACCTTCGACCTGAACAAGGACCTGGTCGACGCGGTCCGCGCGGGCGACGTCCAGTTCGCCGTCGACCAGCAGCCCTATCTGCAGGGCTACCTCGCCGTGGACGCCCTGTGGCTGTACCGGAGCAACGGCAACGTCAGCGGCGGCGGGGTCGCGCCCGTCCTCACCGGACCGGCGTTCGTCACGAAGACCAACGCGACCGCGGTCTCCGGGTTCGCCGCCAACGGAACCCGCTGA
- a CDS encoding sensor histidine kinase has translation MSPRTGARRRLGSIRLSLFLLALVPSVTLAGMWGLTTIQMFSEGLQLRSQTELSRSTGAMGTHATLALQEERRLTAAWLAAPKSSRSALEAQRQKTDEAVAKLAGKADVIAEAPARVSDQMYSVLGSVGSLEYYRSQVDSPSDITAEEALEQYTSIIDDQIHAFQELSQVDDGDLTSQAGPLVALEHAAELVSRENARLTLAWPSGSLDEQGWTDFAELVHTRRWLVEDQIVPSLRGETKTQTERILRSKEWRALEAVEDQVLATHATADDHTVDLPDLKDRWDDAVQRVSPLYASMIRQQTDALLVRSADEANGLLLKAASLSAGGLLALLLCVGLSWRITRSLSRRLRGLRMATLGLAEERLPDVVARLERGEKVDPESATTPLDYGHDELGQVAQAFNTAQRTAVHTAVELADTRRGFQKVILGIARQSQNLVNLQLSKLDALERRHTDPEVLKGLYELDSTASQLRRYEENLVIVSGERPGRSWSEPVALIDIVRSAVGEVAEYQRVEVHTDEEVSVAPPAVADVIHLLAELIDNATVYSPAPSPVGVRAALVAKGLAIEIEDRGLGMSEEDYASLNAQLARPPQFDVVALADDLRLGMFVISQLAHRHGITVTLRPSPYGGTTAIVLVPYEIVVRDQPSGRNPEPTGTAAAGDPAAAGGPADRLRKESPDPSADGAGARTPTSRSATAVRTAPAPAPAPRRDGLTPLPRRVPQTSLAAELREETVPDAEDDTAEDFSAERAASSLSGFQRGTLQARDDDPDDEAVPSYDAAVPAYVPAASAEFPTPSADRRPPTAHEGSSS, from the coding sequence ATGTCTCCACGGACAGGTGCCCGGCGCCGTCTCGGCTCCATACGTCTCTCGCTCTTCCTCCTGGCACTGGTGCCCAGCGTCACCCTCGCCGGCATGTGGGGCCTGACGACGATCCAGATGTTCTCCGAGGGGCTCCAGCTGCGGTCCCAGACGGAACTGAGCCGGTCGACCGGCGCGATGGGCACGCACGCCACGCTCGCGTTGCAGGAGGAGCGCAGGCTGACCGCCGCGTGGCTCGCCGCGCCGAAGAGCTCCCGGTCCGCCCTGGAGGCACAGCGGCAGAAGACCGACGAGGCGGTGGCGAAGCTCGCCGGGAAGGCGGACGTCATCGCCGAGGCGCCGGCGCGCGTCTCGGACCAGATGTACTCGGTGCTCGGCTCGGTGGGCAGCCTGGAGTACTACCGCAGCCAGGTGGACAGCCCCAGCGACATCACCGCCGAGGAGGCGCTGGAGCAGTACACCTCGATCATCGACGACCAGATCCACGCCTTCCAGGAGCTGTCCCAGGTCGACGACGGGGACCTGACCTCCCAGGCCGGTCCGCTGGTCGCGCTGGAGCACGCGGCGGAGCTGGTCTCCCGGGAGAACGCGCGGCTCACCCTCGCCTGGCCCTCCGGCAGCCTCGACGAGCAGGGCTGGACCGACTTCGCGGAACTGGTCCACACCCGCCGCTGGCTGGTCGAGGACCAGATCGTGCCGTCCCTGCGCGGCGAGACCAAGACGCAGACCGAGAGGATCCTGCGGAGCAAGGAGTGGCGCGCCCTGGAGGCGGTCGAGGACCAGGTGCTCGCCACCCACGCCACGGCCGACGACCACACCGTCGACCTGCCGGACCTCAAGGACCGGTGGGACGACGCCGTGCAGCGGGTCTCCCCGCTGTACGCGAGCATGATCCGGCAGCAGACCGACGCCCTGCTCGTCCGCAGCGCCGACGAGGCCAACGGGCTGCTGCTGAAGGCGGCTTCCCTGAGCGCCGGCGGACTGCTCGCGCTGCTGCTGTGCGTCGGCCTGTCCTGGCGCATCACCCGCTCGCTGTCCCGCAGGCTGCGCGGGCTGCGGATGGCCACCCTCGGCCTGGCGGAGGAGCGGCTGCCCGACGTGGTGGCCCGGCTGGAGCGCGGCGAGAAGGTCGACCCGGAGTCGGCGACCACCCCGCTGGACTACGGACACGACGAACTGGGCCAGGTCGCCCAGGCGTTCAACACCGCGCAGCGCACCGCCGTGCACACCGCGGTCGAACTCGCCGACACCCGGCGCGGTTTCCAGAAGGTCATCCTGGGCATCGCCCGGCAGAGCCAGAACCTGGTCAACCTCCAGCTCAGCAAGCTCGACGCGCTGGAGCGCCGGCACACCGACCCCGAGGTCCTCAAGGGCCTGTACGAACTCGACTCGACGGCCAGCCAGTTGCGCCGCTACGAGGAGAACCTCGTCATCGTCAGCGGTGAGCGCCCGGGCCGTTCCTGGAGCGAACCGGTCGCGCTGATCGACATCGTGCGCAGTGCCGTCGGCGAGGTGGCCGAGTACCAGCGGGTGGAGGTGCACACCGACGAGGAGGTGTCGGTCGCCCCGCCCGCGGTGGCCGACGTGATCCACCTGCTGGCCGAGCTGATCGACAACGCGACGGTGTACTCGCCGGCGCCGAGCCCGGTCGGGGTGCGGGCGGCGCTGGTGGCCAAGGGCCTGGCCATCGAGATCGAGGACCGGGGCCTCGGCATGTCGGAGGAGGACTACGCCTCCCTGAACGCCCAGCTGGCCCGGCCTCCGCAGTTCGACGTGGTGGCGCTCGCCGACGACCTCCGGCTCGGCATGTTCGTGATCTCCCAGCTCGCGCACCGGCACGGCATCACGGTCACCCTGCGCCCGTCGCCGTACGGCGGGACGACGGCGATCGTGCTGGTGCCGTACGAGATCGTGGTGCGGGACCAGCCGTCCGGCAGGAACCCGGAGCCGACGGGCACCGCGGCCGCCGGGGACCCGGCGGCGGCCGGCGGCCCCGCGGACCGCCTGCGCAAGGAGAGCCCCGACCCCTCGGCGGACGGTGCGGGCGCGCGGACCCCGACGTCCCGGTCGGCGACCGCCGTACGGACCGCCCCCGCGCCCGCGCCGGCCCCCCGCCGGGACGGTCTCACCCCGCTCCCCCGCCGGGTGCCGCAGACCAGCCTGGCCGCCGAGCTGCGCGAGGAGACCGTGCCGGACGCCGAGGACGACACCGCCGAGGACTTCTCCGCGGAACGGGCCGCCTCGTCCCTCTCCGGCTTCCAGCGCGGCACGCTCCAGGCGCGGGACGACGACCCCGACGACGAGGCCGTACCGTCGTACGACGCGGCAGTGCCGGCGTATGTGCCCGCCGCCTCCGCCGAGTTCCCGACTCCGTCCGCCGACCGCCGACCGCCGACAGCTCACGAAGGATCTTCGTCATGA
- a CDS encoding roadblock/LC7 domain-containing protein gives MTRPIPATHTQLDQLLTGLVERVADVNQAVVLSEDGLVVSKSTGFLRDDAERLAATASGLMSLSKGVSMDFRGGPVRQALIEMAHSYLILTSAGPGAHLVVLTGPGADVGVVAYQMNMLVKKIGEHLSAAPRGTAGPAVDPGV, from the coding sequence ATGACACGCCCCATCCCCGCCACCCACACCCAGCTGGACCAGCTGCTGACCGGACTCGTGGAACGGGTCGCCGACGTGAACCAGGCCGTGGTGCTCTCCGAGGACGGGCTGGTCGTCAGCAAGTCCACCGGATTCCTGCGCGACGACGCGGAGCGCCTCGCGGCGACCGCGTCCGGTCTGATGAGCCTCAGCAAGGGCGTCAGTATGGACTTCCGCGGCGGCCCGGTGCGCCAGGCGCTGATCGAGATGGCGCACAGCTACCTGATCCTCACCTCGGCCGGCCCCGGCGCGCACCTGGTGGTGCTGACCGGTCCTGGCGCGGACGTCGGCGTGGTGGCGTACCAGATGAACATGCTGGTGAAGAAGATCGGCGAGCACCTGAGCGCGGCCCCGCGGGGCACCGCCGGTCCCGCCGTCGACCCCGGCGTGTGA
- a CDS encoding DUF742 domain-containing protein has translation MGGSDSAGRLVRPFTLTGGRTRPSRADFTLITTVTAVDPQPQAAGRPQPEHLRILRLCERPLAVAELAARLDLPVSVVVIMLCDLLEAGRITARPPHPVNRTTPDLDLLQKVREGLGRL, from the coding sequence GTGGGCGGAAGCGACTCGGCGGGCCGGCTCGTACGGCCGTTCACCCTGACCGGGGGCCGGACCCGGCCCAGCCGCGCCGACTTCACGCTCATCACGACGGTCACGGCGGTGGATCCGCAGCCCCAGGCGGCCGGCCGGCCGCAGCCGGAGCACCTGCGGATCCTGCGGCTGTGCGAGCGGCCGCTCGCGGTGGCGGAGCTCGCCGCACGGCTCGACCTGCCGGTGAGCGTGGTCGTCATCATGCTGTGCGACCTGCTGGAGGCGGGCCGGATCACCGCCCGCCCGCCGCACCCCGTCAACCGCACCACCCCGGATCTGGACCTGCTGCAGAAAGTGAGGGAGGGCCTTGGCCGGCTCTGA
- a CDS encoding GTP-binding protein: MAGSETIARVSADRAAPDTVKILIAGGFGVGKTTMVGSVSEIVPLRTEEPLTMAGLDVDDLEGVEEKRATTVALDFGRISVSDDLVLYLFGTPGQQRFWFMWNDLAVGALGAVVLVDVRRPKSSFAAIDFFERRGIPFVIAVNGFHGEHPYPVEDIRDALTLPEGVPVLLCDARERDSCRDVLIALIDRLIAEAAPAR, translated from the coding sequence TTGGCCGGCTCTGAGACCATCGCTCGGGTGTCCGCCGACCGTGCGGCACCCGACACGGTCAAGATCCTGATCGCCGGTGGCTTCGGCGTGGGCAAGACCACCATGGTCGGTTCGGTCAGCGAGATCGTCCCGCTGCGCACCGAGGAACCGCTCACCATGGCGGGACTGGACGTCGACGACCTGGAGGGCGTGGAGGAGAAACGTGCCACCACGGTGGCGCTGGACTTCGGCCGGATCTCCGTGTCGGACGATCTCGTGCTGTACCTCTTCGGCACCCCGGGGCAGCAGCGGTTCTGGTTCATGTGGAACGACCTGGCCGTGGGCGCCCTGGGCGCGGTGGTCCTGGTGGACGTGCGCAGACCCAAGTCCAGCTTCGCCGCGATCGACTTCTTCGAACGCCGGGGCATCCCCTTCGTGATCGCCGTCAACGGCTTCCACGGGGAGCACCCGTACCCGGTCGAGGACATCCGGGACGCGCTGACGCTGCCGGAGGGCGTGCCGGTGCTGCTGTGCGACGCGCGGGAGCGGGACTCGTGCCGGGACGTGCTCATCGCGCTGATCGACCGGCTGATCGCCGAGGCGGCCCCGGCGCGGTGA
- a CDS encoding ABC transporter substrate-binding protein has translation MTSSAKSSRSITRHTGAAAVALTAAAALLAGCSSDNTSDNPLEGEKAEAGTVVVGSNNFAESTLLADIYGEALRAKGLEVSYKHNIGSRETTYGLMKNGSVTVLPEYNGSLLAYLDPEAGQESADAVNEAVKAKLDKKLTLLESSPAEDKDSVSVNAETAKKYGLTASSTLADLKEAAPELVIGGSPEFQTRQQGLKGLESVYGLKFKSFKALDAGGPLTQEALTRNTVQAADIFTTDPTILKEKFVVLKDPENLFGFANVTPLVNKAGLPKEGVDALNAVSAKLDTETLLDLDAQVQLDKKDPLDVAKAWLKSAGLD, from the coding sequence ATGACTTCTAGCGCGAAGAGCAGCAGGTCCATCACGAGGCACACCGGCGCGGCGGCCGTCGCGCTCACCGCCGCGGCGGCGCTGCTCGCGGGCTGTTCCTCCGACAACACCTCCGACAACCCCCTCGAGGGCGAGAAGGCCGAGGCGGGCACCGTCGTCGTCGGCTCCAACAACTTCGCCGAGAGCACCCTGCTCGCCGACATCTACGGCGAGGCGCTGCGCGCCAAGGGCCTCGAGGTCAGCTACAAGCACAACATCGGCAGCCGCGAGACGACGTACGGCCTGATGAAGAACGGCTCCGTCACCGTCCTGCCGGAGTACAACGGCTCGCTGCTCGCCTACCTCGACCCCGAGGCCGGGCAGGAGTCGGCGGACGCCGTGAACGAGGCCGTCAAGGCCAAGCTGGACAAGAAGCTGACGCTGCTGGAGTCGTCCCCGGCCGAGGACAAGGACTCGGTCAGCGTCAACGCCGAGACGGCGAAGAAGTACGGCCTCACCGCCTCCTCCACCCTCGCCGACCTCAAGGAGGCCGCACCGGAGCTGGTGATCGGCGGCTCGCCCGAGTTCCAGACCCGGCAGCAGGGCCTCAAGGGCCTGGAGAGCGTCTACGGGCTGAAGTTCAAGTCCTTCAAGGCGCTCGACGCGGGCGGCCCGCTCACCCAGGAGGCGCTGACCAGGAACACGGTGCAGGCCGCGGACATCTTCACCACCGACCCGACCATCCTCAAGGAGAAGTTCGTCGTCCTGAAGGACCCGGAGAACCTCTTCGGGTTCGCCAACGTCACCCCGCTGGTGAACAAGGCCGGGCTGCCGAAGGAGGGCGTCGACGCGCTCAACGCGGTCTCCGCGAAGCTCGACACCGAGACCCTCCTCGACCTGGACGCCCAGGTGCAGCTGGACAAGAAGGACCCGCTGGACGTGGCCAAGGCCTGGCTGAAGTCGGCCGGCCTGGACTGA
- a CDS encoding ABC transporter permease — MNVLDFVHAFFSDSAHWQGYDGIPQRFWEHVQYSLLALAVAAAIGLPVGLLTGHTGRGGNALALIANAARALPSFGLLVLAVLLIGFGLLPVMIPLVVLAVPPILVTTYEAVRSVDPSPVDAARGMGMRESRILFQVELPVALPLVLSGLRSAAIQIVSTATIAAYVSLGGLGRYIVDGLYQRDYEKVVGGATLVAVLALLTLAAFWAAGRLAVSPGVRRR; from the coding sequence GTGAACGTCCTCGACTTCGTCCACGCCTTCTTCAGCGACAGCGCCCACTGGCAGGGCTACGACGGCATCCCGCAGCGCTTCTGGGAACACGTCCAGTACTCGCTGCTGGCCCTCGCCGTCGCCGCCGCGATCGGCCTGCCCGTCGGCCTGCTCACCGGACACACCGGACGCGGCGGCAACGCCCTCGCCCTCATCGCCAACGCCGCCCGCGCCCTGCCCAGCTTCGGCCTCCTCGTGCTGGCCGTGCTGCTGATCGGTTTCGGACTGCTGCCCGTGATGATCCCGCTGGTCGTCCTCGCCGTCCCGCCGATCCTGGTCACCACCTACGAGGCGGTCCGCTCCGTCGACCCCTCCCCGGTGGACGCCGCCCGGGGCATGGGGATGCGCGAGTCGAGGATCCTGTTCCAGGTGGAACTGCCGGTCGCCCTCCCGCTGGTCCTCAGCGGACTGCGCTCGGCGGCCATCCAGATCGTCTCCACGGCCACCATCGCCGCCTACGTCAGCCTCGGCGGCCTCGGCCGCTACATCGTCGACGGGCTCTACCAGCGGGACTACGAGAAGGTGGTCGGCGGCGCCACGCTGGTGGCGGTCCTGGCGCTGCTCACCCTCGCCGCGTTCTGGGCGGCGGGACGGCTCGCGGTGTCGCCCGGGGTGCGCCGGCGCTGA